The Hydrogenobacter sp. T-2 region TCCCTTGGAGTATCAAATAGGTAGGGGTATATTGGAGGCTCTTGGACTTGGGCTTGAGGTAAGGGATACAGACATAGCCATAAGAGGAAACTACGCCACGGTGGAGAGGGTAAATGGTAGGTTAATAGTAAAGGATAGGAGGGCAGGAAGGATTCCTACGGAGGAGAACAGAAGGATAACTAAGAAGCTCTCAGAGGCGATAAGGGAAGTGGATGGTGTAAGGGTGTTTTTTGCTCCGGGTATGGAGCACAGAGTTGCCTTGCTCTTGAGGTTTCCAGAGGCTCTTCCAGAGGGTAGCGACCGTATAAGGGACACAGACCCACAAAAGGAAGGACTTGAGCCCATAGAGCCGAAAGGCTTAAATGAAGCGTCAGAAAAGGTGGCTCATGTCTTGAGAAAACTTTTGGAAAAAATAGAAGAAGTGCTCGCAGATGAGCCAAAGGCTAACTATATGCTTTTGAGGGGTTTTTCTCAAAAGCCAAAGATGGAAAGTTTTGAAGAGAGGTTTGGTCTAAAAGCCTGTGCTATTGCGGTCTATCCCATGTATAGGGGTCTTGCAAGCCTTGTGGGTATGGAACTCATAGACTTTGAGGGTCAGTCCATACAAGACCAGATAATGGCTCTCAAAGATGTCTGGCAGGACTATGACTTTTTCTTCCTGCATATAAAGAAAACGGACTCTTACGGTGAGGATGGCAACTATGAAGGCAAGATAAGGGTGATAGAGGAGTTTGACAAACATCTGCCAGAGCTTTTGGAGTTAAAACCAGATGTGTTTGTTATAACAGGAGACCACTCCACTCCCTCCATGCTAAGAGGACACTCTTGGCATCCTGTGCCAGTGCTTTTGCATTCTCCCTACGTGCTGGGTGGAACTTCAGAAAGGTTTACAGAAAGGGAGTGTTTGAAGGGTGAGCTTGGCATTTTTCCCGCAGAAAAGCTCATAAATCTCATGTTGGCACACTCTCTAAGGCTTGCCAAGTTTGGTGCTTGAGATAAATTCTATGGCATGAAGACGCAAACAGAGATTTACGATAAAGTCCTTGAAGGCGAAAGGATAAGCCCAGAGGAAGCCCTTAGGCTCTTTGAGGAAGATCTATCCACTCTTGGCTTTCTTGCCAACGAGATAAGGAAAAGACATCATCCTGAGAACATAGCCACCTTTGTAATAGACAGAAATGTCAACTACACCAATGTGTGTGTTGCTGGGTGCAAGTTTTGTGCCTTTCAGAGAAAGGTAGGCTCGCCAGAGGGTTATGTGCTCTCAAAGGGGGAAATCCTCAAGAAGGTGCAAGAGCTGGTGGATTGGGGTGGAACTACTCTCCTTATGCAAGGTGGTCTAAACCCAGACCTGCCAATAGAATATTACGAAGACCTCATAAGCTCCATAAAGGAGAGGTTTCCACAAGTTCAAGTTCATTCCTTTTCCGCTCCTGAGATAGTCTATCTGGCAAAGATAGAAAGGCTAAGCGTAAGGGAAGTCTTAAAAAGGCTCAAGGATGCAGGTCTTGACTCTCTGCCCGGTGGTGGTGCGGAGATTTTGTCTAAGGAAGTAAGAAGTTTTCTAAGCCCAGGCAAGTGCAGTGTAGAGGAGTGGGAGCTCGTGCACAGGACCGCCCATGAGCTTGGTATGACCTCTACCGCCACTATGATGTTTGGTCATGTGGAAAAGCCAGAGCATATAGTGGAG contains the following coding sequences:
- a CDS encoding 2,3-bisphosphoglycerate-independent phosphoglycerate mutase; translation: MLKDLLIKNSTKILMVVLDGLGGLPVKDTKTELELANTPNLDSLAKRSALGMHIPVDYGITPGSGPGHLGIFGYNPLEYQIGRGILEALGLGLEVRDTDIAIRGNYATVERVNGRLIVKDRRAGRIPTEENRRITKKLSEAIREVDGVRVFFAPGMEHRVALLLRFPEALPEGSDRIRDTDPQKEGLEPIEPKGLNEASEKVAHVLRKLLEKIEEVLADEPKANYMLLRGFSQKPKMESFEERFGLKACAIAVYPMYRGLASLVGMELIDFEGQSIQDQIMALKDVWQDYDFFFLHIKKTDSYGEDGNYEGKIRVIEEFDKHLPELLELKPDVFVITGDHSTPSMLRGHSWHPVPVLLHSPYVLGGTSERFTERECLKGELGIFPAEKLINLMLAHSLRLAKFGA
- the mqnC gene encoding cyclic dehypoxanthinyl futalosine synthase; the protein is MKTQTEIYDKVLEGERISPEEALRLFEEDLSTLGFLANEIRKRHHPENIATFVIDRNVNYTNVCVAGCKFCAFQRKVGSPEGYVLSKGEILKKVQELVDWGGTTLLMQGGLNPDLPIEYYEDLISSIKERFPQVQVHSFSAPEIVYLAKIERLSVREVLKRLKDAGLDSLPGGGAEILSKEVRSFLSPGKCSVEEWELVHRTAHELGMTSTATMMFGHVEKPEHIVEHLERIRRIQDETGGFTAFIPWTFKKGNTLLDKVEEASSTYYLKVLAISRIYLDNFKNIQSSHVTQTMQVGTVGLYFGANDLGSVMIEENVISSTSYKVSIPKVEDMVQAIKSAGFIPAQRDTYYRIVRIFN